A window of the Tiliqua scincoides isolate rTilSci1 chromosome 5, rTilSci1.hap2, whole genome shotgun sequence genome harbors these coding sequences:
- the LOC136653854 gene encoding olfactory receptor 4Q3-like, protein MSLGSVATPKLATDLLNSGGTISFSGCMAQIFGLHFFGGAEMFLLTVMGYDRYVAICHPLRYTTIMNRQCCFSLVVFCWMGALIHSVFQTVVMSQLPYCGVNVLDNFFCDIPQVIKLSCSETYVAKILMVVSDGLVTLPCFLTLLLSYVIILATICGHFGKGGRKALSTCGSHLTVVGLFYGPIVFVYLKTSSSSQVDKMASMFYMVVTPAFNPLIYTLRNQEVKESMRKLKNKCRHLLFPQCKISFPYQLHCCIREP, encoded by the coding sequence ATGTCATTGGGCTCTGTAGCAACCCCCAAACTAGCAACTGACCTATTGAACAGTGGCGGAACTATTTCCTTTAGCGGTTGCATGGCCCAGATATTTGGTCTCCACTTCTTTGGAGGTGCAGAAATGTTCCTCCTCACTGTCATGGGctatgatcgctatgtggccatctgccacccactgagaTACACAACCATCATGAACCGACAATGTTGCTTCAGTCTCGTCGTATTTTGTTGGATGGGAGCACTTATTCACAGCGTTTTTCAGACAGTGGTGATGTCTCAGCTACCATATTGTGGAGTGAATGTGTTGgataatttcttctgtgacatcccacAGGTAATCAAGCTGTCCTGTTCAGAAACCTATGTTGCTAAGATACTCATGGTAGTCAGTGATGGCCTAGTAACTCTTCCTTGCTTTCTGACCTTGCTGCTTTCATATGTCATCATCCTGGCCACCatctgtggccattttgggaagggtggtaggaAGGCTCTGTCCACTTGTGGCTCCCACCTCACAGTGGTTGGCCTCTTCTATGGGCCCATTGTTTTTGTGTATCTGAAGACCTCCTCCAGCTCCCAAGTGGACAAAATGGCCTCCATGTTCTACATGGTAGTCACGCCTGCTTTCAATCCCCTGATCTACACTCTGAGAAACCAAGAGGTGAAGGAATCCATGAGGAAATTGAAAAACAAGTGTAGACACCTCCTGTTTCCTCAGTGCAAGATTTCCTTTCCCTATCAATTACATTGTTGTATACGTGAGCCCTAA